A stretch of Prinia subflava isolate CZ2003 ecotype Zambia chromosome 14, Cam_Psub_1.2, whole genome shotgun sequence DNA encodes these proteins:
- the RPL32 gene encoding large ribosomal subunit protein eL32 gives MPALRPLVKPKIVKKRTKKFIRHQSDRYVKIKRNWRKPRGIDNRVRRRFKGQILMPNIGYGSNKKTKHMLPTGFRKFLVHNVKELEVLMMSNKSYCAEIAHNVSSKNRKVIVERAAQLAIKITNPNARLRSEENE, from the exons ATGCCTGCCCTCAGGCCTCTCGTGAAGCCCAAGATCGTCAAGAAGAGGACCAAGAAATTCATCCGGCACCAGTCCGACCGCTATGTCAAGATCaag CGCAACTGGCGCAAACCCAGAGGCATCGACAACAGAGTGCGCCGGCGCTTCAAGGGGCAGATCCTGATGCCTAACATCGGCTATGGCAGCAATAAGAAGACAAAACACATGCTGCCCACGGGCTTCAGAAAGTTCCTGGTCCACAATGTGAAAGAGCTGGAAGTGCTGATGATGAGTAACAA GTCGTACTGTGCAGAGATCGCCCACAACGTGTCCTCCAAGAACAGGAAGGTGATCGTGGAGAGAGCGGCGCAGCTCGCCATCAAGATCACCAACCCCAACGCCAGACTGCGCAGCGAGGAGAACGAGtag
- the IFT122 gene encoding intraflagellar transport protein 122 homolog isoform X2: MRAALTWRDRAEQCIYDIAFKPDGTQLIIAAGNRLLVYDTSDGTLIQPLKGHKDTVYCVAYAKDGKRFASGSADKSVIIWTSKLEGILKYTHNDSIQCVSYNPLTHQLASCSSGDFGLWSPEQKSVSKHKTSCKITCCSWTNDGQYLALGMFNGIVSIRNKNGDEKVKIERPGGSSSPIWSICWNPSRDERNDILAVADWGQKLSFYHLSGKQIGKDRVLNFDPCCISYFTKGEYLLLGGSDRQVSLFTRDGVRLGTVGELSSWVWTCKVKPDSNYVAVGCQDGTISFYQLIFSTVHGLYKDRYAYRDNMTDVIVQHLITEQKVRIKGRELVKKIAIYKNRLAIQMPEKILIYELYSDDSADMYYRVKEKIVKKFECNLLVVCSDHIILCQEKRLQCLSFSGVKEREWLMESLIRYIKVIGGPPGREGLLVGLKNGQILKIFVDNALAIVLLRQATAVRCLDMSASRSKLAVVDEYDTCLVYDIHTKELLFQEPNANSVAWNTQCEDMLCFSGGGYLNIKASNFPVHQQKLQGFVVGYNGSKIFCLHVFSMSAVEVPQSAPMYQYLERKMFKEAYQIACLGVTDADWRELAMEALEGLEFETAKKAFTRVRDLRYLELISSIEDRKKQGENNNELFLADVYAYQGRFQEAARLYRRSGHDSLALEMYLDLRMFDHAKEFLGSGDPKDTKMLIKKRADWAKDTHEPWEAVEMYLSAGEHMKAIEISGDHGWVHMLIEIARKLDKAEREPLAKCAFYFKQLNNPGYAAETYMKVGDLKALVQLHVETHRWEEAVALCEKHPEFKDEVYVPYAQWLAESDRFEEAQKENEEQQAEMLQKFHHFQHLAEVYHVYHFIQRYTEEPFSFHLPETLFNISRFLLHSLTKETPLGISKVNTLLALAKQSKALGAYKLARHAYDKLQGLQIPDRFQKSVELGSLTIRSKPFHDSEELVPLCYRCSTNNPLLNNLGNVCINCRQPFVFSASSYEVLHLVEFYLEDGITDEEAVALIDLEAPRANKRENKWQEMLSDNAQSLRLDDSTDIIMEDDDPFTAKLSFEQGGSEFVPVVVSRAVLRAMSRRDVLVKRWPRPLRWQYYRSLLPDASITMCPSCFQMFHTEDYELLILQHNCCPFCRRRTDESNQ; encoded by the exons ATGCGGGCCGCGCTCACCTGGCGCGACAGGGCCGAGCAGTG TATTTACGACATCGCGTTCAAGCCGGATGGGACCCAGCTGATAATTGCTGCTGGAAACAGGCTACTG GTGTATGATACTTCTGATGGAACCCTGATTCAGCCTTTGAAAGGCCATAAGGACACTGTGTACTGTGTGGCTTACGCCAAAGATG GCAAGCGTTTCGCATCTGGCTCTGCTGATAAAAGTGTGATAATTTGGACTTCAAAGTTAGAAGGAATTCTGAAGTACAC GCATAATGACTCTATCCAGTGCGTTTCATACAATCCTCTCACTCATCAGCTGGCATCCTGCTCGTCTGGGGATTTTG GCCTGTGGTCTCCTGAACAGAAGTCAGTCTCTAAACATAAAACAAGCTGCAAGATTACTTGCTGTAG CTGGACAAATGATGGCCAGTACCTTGCTTTGGGCATGTTCAACGGCATTGTCAGCATAAGGAACAAAAATGGTGATGAGAAAGTGAAAATAGAGAGGCCAGGGGGCTCTTCCTCTCCAATATGGTCAATTTGTTGGAATCCTTCCAG agatGAACGCAATGACATTTTAGCTGTGGCAGACTGGGGTCAGAAGCTTTCCTTTTACCACCTGAGTGGCAAGCAG aTTGGGAAGGACAGAGTGCTCAATTTTGACCCGTGCTGCATCAGCTACTTTACCAAAGGAGAGTATCTCTTGCTGGGAGGTTCAGACAGACAGGTTTCTCTCTTCACAAGGGACGGGGTACGCCTGGGCACTGTGGGAGAGCTGAGCAGCTGGGTGTGGACCTGCAAAGTTAAACCAGACTCCAACTATGTG GCAGTGGGGTGTCAGGATGGAACCATCTCCTTCTACCAGCTCATTTTCAGCACTGTCCACGGCCTCTATAAGGACCGCTACGCCTACAGGGACAACATGACCGACGTGATTGTCCAGCACCTCATCACGGAACAGAAAG ttAGGATAAAAGGCAGAGAGCTTGTGAAGAAAATTGCAATCTACAAAAACAGATTAGCCATCCAGATGCCAGAGAAAATCCTGATTTACGAGTTGTACTCGGATGACTCTGCAGATATGTACTATCGGGTGAAGGAAAAGATAGTAAAGAAATTCGAGTGTAACTTGCTGGTGGTGTGTTCAGATCACATTATTTTATGCCAG GAGAAGAGATTGCAGTGCCTCTCATTTAGTGGTGTTAAGGAGCGAGAGTGGCTGATGGAATCTCTTATTCGTTACATTAAAGTCATTGGAGGACCTCCAGGAAGAGAAGGCCTCTTAGTTGGTCTAAAGAATGGTCAG ATCCTGAAGATCTTCGTGGACAACGCGCTGGCCATCGTGCTGCTGAGGCAGGCCACGGCCGTGCGCTGCCTGGACATGAGCGCGTCCCGCAGCAAGCTGGCCGTGGTGGACGAGTACGACACCTGCCTCGTCTACGACATCCACACCAAGGAGCTCCTCTTTCAG GAACCCAATGCTAATAGCGTGGCCTGGAATACCCAGTGTGAGGatatgctttgcttttctggagGGGGTTACCTCAATATCAAAGCTAGCAACTTCCCTGTCCATCAGCAAAAACTGCAAGGCTTTGTTGTGGGTTATAATGGCTCCAAGATCTTCTGCCTTCATGTTTTCTCTATGTCAGCAGTTGAAGTTCCGCAG TCTGCACCCATGTATCAATATCTGGAACGAAAAATGTTTAAAGAAGCCTATCAGATTGCGTGTTTAGGAGTGACTGATGCTGACTGGAGGGAGCTGGCCATGGAAGCCTTGGAAGGGCTGGAGTTTGAAACTGCTAAAAAG GCATTTACCAGGGTACGAGACCTTCGATATTTAGAACTGATCAGCAGCATAGAG gaCCGGAAGAAGCAGGGAGAGAACAACAACGAGCTGTTCCTGGCAGATGTTTATGCCTACCAGGGGAGGTTCCAGGAGGCAGCGCGGCTGTACAGGAGGAGCGGCCACGACAGCCTGGCCCTCGAGATGTACCTGGACCTGCGCATGTTCGACCACGCCAAG GAATTTCTGGGATCTGGAGATCCCAAAGACACAAAGATGCTGATTAAAAAACGAGCAGACTGGGCCAAGGATACCCATGAGCCATGGGAAGCAGTGGAGATGTACCTCTCTGCTGGCGAGCACATGAAGGCCATCGAAATCAGCGGGGACCACGGCTGGGTGCACAT GTTAATTGAAATTGCTCGAAAACTGGATAAAGCTGAGCGTGAGCCTTTGGCCAAATGTGCCTTCTATTTTAAGCAACTTAATAACCCTGGCTATGCTGCAGAAACCTACATGAAGGTTGGTGACCTGAAAGCATTGGTCCAGCTCCACGTGGAGACTCATCGCTGGGAAGAA GCAGTTGCTTTGTGTGAAAAGCATCCTGAATTCAAAGATGAAGTCTATGTCCCTTATGCTCAGTGGCTGGCAGAGAGTGATCGATTTGAAGAAGCCCAAAAAG AGAATGAAGAACAGCAGGCCGAAATGTTGCAGAAGTTTCATCACTTCCAGCATTTGGCAGAAGTTTACCATGTCTATCACTTTATTCAAAGATACACT GAGGAGCCTTTCAGCTTCCACTTGCCTGAAACCCTCTTCAATATTTCCAGGTTTCTGCTTCACAGCTTAACAAAGGAGACTCCTTTGGGGATCTCAAAAGT CAATACATTATTGGCCCTGGCAAAGCAGAGTAAAGCTCTTGGTGCATATAAATTGGCTCGTCATGCCTATGACAAGCTGCAGGGACTGCAGATCCCAGACAGGTTCCAGAAATCCGTGGAGCTGGGCAGCCTGACAATCCGATCCAAGCCATTCCATGACAGTGAA GAGCTCGTGCCCCTGTGCTACAGGTGCTCCACCAACAACCCTTTGCTGAATAACCTGGGGAATGTCTGCATTAACTGCAGGCAGCCTTTCGTCTTCTCGGCCTCCTCCTACG AGGTGCTGCATCTGGTTGAGTTCTATTTGGAAGATGGCATCACAGATGAAGAAGCTGTAGCTCTCATTGATCTTGAAGCTCCAAGAGCGAATAAAAGAGAGAATAAATGGCAAGAGATGCTGAGTGACA ATGCTCAGAGTTTGAGGCTTGATGACAGTACAGATATTATTATGGAGGATGATGATCCCTTTACAGCAAAACTGAGCTTTGAG CAGGGGGGCTCCGAGTTCGTGCCGGTGGTGGTGAGCCGCGCCGTGCTGCGCGCCATGAGCCGCAGGGACGTGCTGGTGAAGCGCTGGCCGCGCCCGCTGCGCTGGCAGTACTACCGCTCCCTGCTGCCCGACGCCTCCATCACCATGTGCCCGTCCTGCTTCCAG ATGTTTCACACAGAAGACTATGAGCTCCTCATACTCCAGCATAATTGTTGTCCGTTCTGTCGGCGGAGAACAGATGAGTCAAACCAATGA
- the IFT122 gene encoding intraflagellar transport protein 122 homolog isoform X1, with the protein MRAALTWRDRAEQCIYDIAFKPDGTQLIIAAGNRLLVYDTSDGTLIQPLKGHKDTVYCVAYAKDGKRFASGSADKSVIIWTSKLEGILKYTHNDSIQCVSYNPLTHQLASCSSGDFGLWSPEQKSVSKHKTSCKITCCSWTNDGQYLALGMFNGIVSIRNKNGDEKVKIERPGGSSSPIWSICWNPSRDERNDILAVADWGQKLSFYHLSGKQIGKDRVLNFDPCCISYFTKGEYLLLGGSDRQVSLFTRDGVRLGTVGELSSWVWTCKVKPDSNYVAVGCQDGTISFYQLIFSTVHGLYKDRYAYRDNMTDVIVQHLITEQKVRIKGRELVKKIAIYKNRLAIQMPEKILIYELYSDDSADMYYRVKEKIVKKFECNLLVVCSDHIILCQEKRLQCLSFSGVKEREWLMESLIRYIKVIGGPPGREGLLVGLKNGQILKIFVDNALAIVLLRQATAVRCLDMSASRSKLAVVDEYDTCLVYDIHTKELLFQEPNANSVAWNTQCEDMLCFSGGGYLNIKASNFPVHQQKLQGFVVGYNGSKIFCLHVFSMSAVEVPQSAPMYQYLERKMFKEAYQIACLGVTDADWRELAMEALEGLEFETAKKAFTRVRDLRYLELISSIEDRKKQGENNNELFLADVYAYQGRFQEAARLYRRSGHDSLALEMYLDLRMFDHAKEFLGSGDPKDTKMLIKKRADWAKDTHEPWEAVEMYLSAGEHMKAIEISGDHGWVHMLIEIARKLDKAEREPLAKCAFYFKQLNNPGYAAETYMKVGDLKALVQLHVETHRWEEAVALCEKHPEFKDEVYVPYAQWLAESDRFEEAQKAFHRAGRRSEAVRVLEQLTHNAVLESRFSDAAHYYWMLSMQCLDMAQENEEQQAEMLQKFHHFQHLAEVYHVYHFIQRYTEEPFSFHLPETLFNISRFLLHSLTKETPLGISKVNTLLALAKQSKALGAYKLARHAYDKLQGLQIPDRFQKSVELGSLTIRSKPFHDSEELVPLCYRCSTNNPLLNNLGNVCINCRQPFVFSASSYEVLHLVEFYLEDGITDEEAVALIDLEAPRANKRENKWQEMLSDNAQSLRLDDSTDIIMEDDDPFTAKLSFEQGGSEFVPVVVSRAVLRAMSRRDVLVKRWPRPLRWQYYRSLLPDASITMCPSCFQMFHTEDYELLILQHNCCPFCRRRTDESNQ; encoded by the exons ATGCGGGCCGCGCTCACCTGGCGCGACAGGGCCGAGCAGTG TATTTACGACATCGCGTTCAAGCCGGATGGGACCCAGCTGATAATTGCTGCTGGAAACAGGCTACTG GTGTATGATACTTCTGATGGAACCCTGATTCAGCCTTTGAAAGGCCATAAGGACACTGTGTACTGTGTGGCTTACGCCAAAGATG GCAAGCGTTTCGCATCTGGCTCTGCTGATAAAAGTGTGATAATTTGGACTTCAAAGTTAGAAGGAATTCTGAAGTACAC GCATAATGACTCTATCCAGTGCGTTTCATACAATCCTCTCACTCATCAGCTGGCATCCTGCTCGTCTGGGGATTTTG GCCTGTGGTCTCCTGAACAGAAGTCAGTCTCTAAACATAAAACAAGCTGCAAGATTACTTGCTGTAG CTGGACAAATGATGGCCAGTACCTTGCTTTGGGCATGTTCAACGGCATTGTCAGCATAAGGAACAAAAATGGTGATGAGAAAGTGAAAATAGAGAGGCCAGGGGGCTCTTCCTCTCCAATATGGTCAATTTGTTGGAATCCTTCCAG agatGAACGCAATGACATTTTAGCTGTGGCAGACTGGGGTCAGAAGCTTTCCTTTTACCACCTGAGTGGCAAGCAG aTTGGGAAGGACAGAGTGCTCAATTTTGACCCGTGCTGCATCAGCTACTTTACCAAAGGAGAGTATCTCTTGCTGGGAGGTTCAGACAGACAGGTTTCTCTCTTCACAAGGGACGGGGTACGCCTGGGCACTGTGGGAGAGCTGAGCAGCTGGGTGTGGACCTGCAAAGTTAAACCAGACTCCAACTATGTG GCAGTGGGGTGTCAGGATGGAACCATCTCCTTCTACCAGCTCATTTTCAGCACTGTCCACGGCCTCTATAAGGACCGCTACGCCTACAGGGACAACATGACCGACGTGATTGTCCAGCACCTCATCACGGAACAGAAAG ttAGGATAAAAGGCAGAGAGCTTGTGAAGAAAATTGCAATCTACAAAAACAGATTAGCCATCCAGATGCCAGAGAAAATCCTGATTTACGAGTTGTACTCGGATGACTCTGCAGATATGTACTATCGGGTGAAGGAAAAGATAGTAAAGAAATTCGAGTGTAACTTGCTGGTGGTGTGTTCAGATCACATTATTTTATGCCAG GAGAAGAGATTGCAGTGCCTCTCATTTAGTGGTGTTAAGGAGCGAGAGTGGCTGATGGAATCTCTTATTCGTTACATTAAAGTCATTGGAGGACCTCCAGGAAGAGAAGGCCTCTTAGTTGGTCTAAAGAATGGTCAG ATCCTGAAGATCTTCGTGGACAACGCGCTGGCCATCGTGCTGCTGAGGCAGGCCACGGCCGTGCGCTGCCTGGACATGAGCGCGTCCCGCAGCAAGCTGGCCGTGGTGGACGAGTACGACACCTGCCTCGTCTACGACATCCACACCAAGGAGCTCCTCTTTCAG GAACCCAATGCTAATAGCGTGGCCTGGAATACCCAGTGTGAGGatatgctttgcttttctggagGGGGTTACCTCAATATCAAAGCTAGCAACTTCCCTGTCCATCAGCAAAAACTGCAAGGCTTTGTTGTGGGTTATAATGGCTCCAAGATCTTCTGCCTTCATGTTTTCTCTATGTCAGCAGTTGAAGTTCCGCAG TCTGCACCCATGTATCAATATCTGGAACGAAAAATGTTTAAAGAAGCCTATCAGATTGCGTGTTTAGGAGTGACTGATGCTGACTGGAGGGAGCTGGCCATGGAAGCCTTGGAAGGGCTGGAGTTTGAAACTGCTAAAAAG GCATTTACCAGGGTACGAGACCTTCGATATTTAGAACTGATCAGCAGCATAGAG gaCCGGAAGAAGCAGGGAGAGAACAACAACGAGCTGTTCCTGGCAGATGTTTATGCCTACCAGGGGAGGTTCCAGGAGGCAGCGCGGCTGTACAGGAGGAGCGGCCACGACAGCCTGGCCCTCGAGATGTACCTGGACCTGCGCATGTTCGACCACGCCAAG GAATTTCTGGGATCTGGAGATCCCAAAGACACAAAGATGCTGATTAAAAAACGAGCAGACTGGGCCAAGGATACCCATGAGCCATGGGAAGCAGTGGAGATGTACCTCTCTGCTGGCGAGCACATGAAGGCCATCGAAATCAGCGGGGACCACGGCTGGGTGCACAT GTTAATTGAAATTGCTCGAAAACTGGATAAAGCTGAGCGTGAGCCTTTGGCCAAATGTGCCTTCTATTTTAAGCAACTTAATAACCCTGGCTATGCTGCAGAAACCTACATGAAGGTTGGTGACCTGAAAGCATTGGTCCAGCTCCACGTGGAGACTCATCGCTGGGAAGAA GCAGTTGCTTTGTGTGAAAAGCATCCTGAATTCAAAGATGAAGTCTATGTCCCTTATGCTCAGTGGCTGGCAGAGAGTGATCGATTTGAAGAAGCCCAAAAAG CGTTCCACAGGGCGGGCAGGCGCAGCGAGGCCGTGcgggtgctggagcagctcacGCACAACGCGGTGCTGGAGAGCCGCTTCAGCGACGCCGCCCACTATTACTGGATGCTCTCCATGCAGTGCCTGGACATGGCCCAAG AGAATGAAGAACAGCAGGCCGAAATGTTGCAGAAGTTTCATCACTTCCAGCATTTGGCAGAAGTTTACCATGTCTATCACTTTATTCAAAGATACACT GAGGAGCCTTTCAGCTTCCACTTGCCTGAAACCCTCTTCAATATTTCCAGGTTTCTGCTTCACAGCTTAACAAAGGAGACTCCTTTGGGGATCTCAAAAGT CAATACATTATTGGCCCTGGCAAAGCAGAGTAAAGCTCTTGGTGCATATAAATTGGCTCGTCATGCCTATGACAAGCTGCAGGGACTGCAGATCCCAGACAGGTTCCAGAAATCCGTGGAGCTGGGCAGCCTGACAATCCGATCCAAGCCATTCCATGACAGTGAA GAGCTCGTGCCCCTGTGCTACAGGTGCTCCACCAACAACCCTTTGCTGAATAACCTGGGGAATGTCTGCATTAACTGCAGGCAGCCTTTCGTCTTCTCGGCCTCCTCCTACG AGGTGCTGCATCTGGTTGAGTTCTATTTGGAAGATGGCATCACAGATGAAGAAGCTGTAGCTCTCATTGATCTTGAAGCTCCAAGAGCGAATAAAAGAGAGAATAAATGGCAAGAGATGCTGAGTGACA ATGCTCAGAGTTTGAGGCTTGATGACAGTACAGATATTATTATGGAGGATGATGATCCCTTTACAGCAAAACTGAGCTTTGAG CAGGGGGGCTCCGAGTTCGTGCCGGTGGTGGTGAGCCGCGCCGTGCTGCGCGCCATGAGCCGCAGGGACGTGCTGGTGAAGCGCTGGCCGCGCCCGCTGCGCTGGCAGTACTACCGCTCCCTGCTGCCCGACGCCTCCATCACCATGTGCCCGTCCTGCTTCCAG ATGTTTCACACAGAAGACTATGAGCTCCTCATACTCCAGCATAATTGTTGTCCGTTCTGTCGGCGGAGAACAGATGAGTCAAACCAATGA
- the RHO gene encoding rhodopsin has protein sequence MNGTEGQDFYVPMSNKTGVVRSPFEYPQYYLAEPWKYSALAAYMFMLILLGFPINFLTLYVTIQHKKLRTPLNYILLNLAVADLFMVFGGFTTTMYTSMNGYFVFGVTGCYIEGFFATLGGEIALWSLVVLAIERYVVVCKPMSNFRFGENHAIMGVAFSWIMALACAAPPLFGWSRYIPEGMQCSCGIDYYTLKPEVNNESFVIYMFVVHFMIPLSIIFFCYGNLVCTVKEAAAQQQESATTQKAEKEVTRMVIIMVISFLICWVPYASVAFYIFTNQGSDFGPIFMTIPAFFAKSSAIYNPVIYIVMNKQFRNCMITTLCCGKNPLGDEDTSAGKTETSSVSTSQVSPA, from the exons ATGAACGGGACAGAAGGCCAAGACTTCTACGTGCCCATGTCCAACAAGACCGGGGTGGTGCGGAGCCCCTTCGAGTACCCCCAGTATTACCTGGCTGAGCCGTGGAAGTACTCGGCGCTGGCTGCCTACATGTTCATGTTGATTCTGCTCGGCTTCCCCATCAACTTCCTCACGCTCTATGTCACCATCCAGCACAAGAAGCTCCGGACACCTCTGAACTACATCCTCCTGAACCTGGCAGTCGCCGACCTCTTCATGGTGTTTGGAGGCTTCACAACCACAATGTACACCTCCATGAATGGGTACTTTGTCTTTGGAGTAACGGGGTGCTACATCGAAGGCTTCTTTGCCACGCTGGGCG gtgaaaTTGCTCTCTGGTCACTGGTGGTCCTGGCTATCGAAAGATACGTAGTGGTCTGCAAGCCCATGAGCAACTTCCGCTTCGGGGAGAACCATGCCATCATGGGTGTTGCCTTCTCCTGGATCATGGCCTTGGCGTGTGCAGCTCCCCCACTTTTCGGCTGGTCCAG GTACATCCCCGAGGGCATGCAGTGCTCATGCGGGATCGACTATTACACTCTGAAGCCAGAGGTCAACAATGAATCTTTTGTCATCTACATGTTTGTGGTTCACTTCATGATCCCGCTGTCGATCATATTCTTCTGCTATGGGAACCTGGTTTGCACTGTCAAGGAG gctgctgcccagcagcaggagtcTGCTACCACCCAGAAGGCAGAGAAAGAAGTGACTCGCATGGTCATCATCATGGTCATCTCCTTCCTGATCTGCTGGGTCCCCTATGCCAGCGTCGCGTTCTACATCTTCACCAACCAGGGATCGGACTTCGGGCCCATCTTCATGACCATCCCGGCATTCTTTGCCAAGAGCTCGGCCATCTACAACCCTGTGATCTACATCGTAATGAACAAACAG TTCCGTAACTGCATGATCACAACCCTCTGCTGTGGCAAGAACCCACTGGGTGACGAGGACACATCTGCTGGCAAGACAGAGACCTCCTCCGTCTCCACCAGCCAGGTCTCTCCTGCATAG
- the MBD4 gene encoding methyl-CpG-binding domain protein 4 — MAAPGAAGGPAGGSRGAAAEPLGPSSEGDHGPAGPSAVPRGWQRVSSRRRAGRTAGRIDVYFVSPEGKRLRSKRALVEYLQKTGETTLKAADFDFTAPRGTTRSGLRRYGTGAARTDLEKEDCQSKVQELHAQNGAEAGIQNIQAGNGHPEDAMSTVESTYLVTEGTNPEQSLKTKRKGADGKSVQTRKRGKGSERRNQGDSKSKRQRRISNTRETKCVQTTRGHRQTRGADSQGDAGADPVDAGKALSGMSRTRLRSVAGSQRELGHLPKEGPRSSDTPAARSEGKSSGLESGKVPDPGGLGERNVSADSEVEAEPWDRTGVPAVRVSPEESVPRTQVERRKTSPYFSSKYSKEAPTPPRRKALRKWTPPRSPFNLIQETLFHDPWKLLIATIFLNKTSGKMAIPVLWEFLKKYPSPEVARAADWKEMSELLKPLGLYELRAKTIIRFSGEYLSKAWRYPIELHGIGKYGNDSYRIFCVNEWKEVQPEDHKLNVYHTWLWENRERLSID; from the exons ATGGcggcgccgggagcggcgggcgg ccccgcGGGCGGCAGTCGAGGCGCGGCGGCGGAACCGCTCGGCCCCAGCTCCGAGGGGGACCACGGCCCGGCGGGGCCCAGCGCCGTACCCCGCGGGTGGCAGCGGGTGAGCAGCCGCAGGCGGGCGGGCAGGACGGCCGGGAGGATCGACGTGTACTTCGTAAG CCCTGAAGGGAAGAGGCTGAGGTCAAAAAGAGCACTTGTGGAGTATTTACAGAAAACTGGGGAGACAAcactgaaagcagcagatttTGATTTCACAGCTCCTCGAGGGACCACACGCTCAGGGTTGAGGAGATatggcacaggagctgcaaggACTGACCTGGAAAAGGAGGATTGTCAGAGCAAAGTGCAGGAGCTCCATGCACAGAATGGTGCTGAGGCTGGAATTCAGAACATCCAGGCTGGGAATGGACACCCTGAAGATGCTATGTCTACTGTGGAAAGCACATACTTAGTAACAGAAGGCACAAACCCAGAGCAGAGTTTGAAAACGAAAAGAAAGGGGGCAGATGGAAAAAGTGTCCAAACTAGGAAACGTGGGAAGGGCTCAGAAAGGAGGAACCAAGGTGACTCCAAGAGCAAGAGGCAGAGAAGAATCTCTAACACACGGGAGACCAAGTGTGTTCAGACCACGAGGGGCCATAGACAGACACGTGGAGCTGACAGCCAGGGTGATGCAGGTGCTGACCCTGTGGATGCAGGGAAAGCTCTGTCAGGAATGTCCAGGACACGGCTGAGGTCGGTGGCTGGCTcacagagggagctgggtcACCTGCCAAAGGAGGGGCCACGCTCCAGTGACACACCTGCTGCGAGGTCTGAGGGGAAATCCTCCGGACTGGAGTCAGGGAAAGTGCCAGACCCGGGCGGTCTGGGTGAGCGGAATGTCAGCGCTGACAGCGAGGTGGAGGCCGAGCCGTGGGACAGGACAGGCGTCCCCGCAGTCAGAGTGTCACCAG AAGAGTCTGTCCCACGAACACAAgtggagagaaggaaaacaagtcCATATTTTTCCAGTAAATACAGCAAAGAAG CCCCCACCCCACCCAGAAGGAAGGCCCTCAGAAAATGGACTCCTCCACGTTCTCCTTTCAATCTTATCCAAGAAACACTCTTCCATGATCCATGGAAGCTTCTCATTGCCACCATATTTCTCAACAAAACTTCAG GGAAAATGGCCATTCCAGTGCTCTGGGAGTTCCTGAAGAAGTATCCTTCTCCTGAAGTAGCCAGGGCTGCAGACTGGAAGGAGATGTCAGAGCTGCTCAAACCTCTTGGCCTCTATGAACTCAGAGCCAAAACCATCATCAGGTTCTCAG GTGAGTACCTGAGCAAGGCATGGCGGTACCCGATCGAGCTGCACGGCATTGGCAAGTACGGCAACGACTCCTACAGAATCTTCTGTGTTAACGAATGGAAGGAG GTACAGCCAGAGGACCACAAGTTGAACGTGTACCACACGTGGCTGTGGGAGAACCGGGAGAGGCTGAGCATCGACTGA